A genomic segment from Peribacillus sp. ACCC06369 encodes:
- a CDS encoding methylglyoxal synthase, producing the protein MRIALIAHDKKKEDIIQFITAYKAVFEQHELFATGTTGKRIMEEVSLPVHRFHSGPLGGDQEIGAMIARGEMDMVLFFRDPLTSQPHEPDVSALIRLSDVYEIPLATNMGTAEVLIQGLKHGYMDWLKLRKKQGEINDKQK; encoded by the coding sequence ATGAGAATTGCCTTAATTGCCCATGATAAGAAAAAAGAAGATATCATTCAATTTATAACAGCCTATAAAGCTGTATTTGAGCAGCATGAATTATTTGCTACAGGTACGACTGGTAAAAGAATTATGGAAGAAGTATCACTGCCTGTCCATCGTTTTCATTCAGGACCTCTTGGCGGAGATCAGGAAATAGGTGCAATGATTGCGCGCGGAGAAATGGATATGGTCCTATTTTTCCGCGATCCATTGACATCACAGCCACATGAACCGGATGTATCAGCGCTTATACGCCTATCCGATGTTTATGAAATTCCCTTAGCGACAAATATGGGCACGGCAGAAGTGCTGATACAAGGTTTGAAACATGGGTATATGGACTGGCTAAAACTACGGAAAAAACAAGGTGAGATAAATGATAAACAAAAGTAA
- the panD gene encoding aspartate 1-decarboxylase — MFRTMMNGKIHRARVTEANLNYVGSITIDEDIIDAVGILPNEKVTIVNNNNGARLETYVIAGERGSGVVCLNGAAARLVQPDDIVIIISYVMVAEDKLGDHQPKVAIMDENNKIIELISKEPAATIM; from the coding sequence ATGTTTCGAACGATGATGAATGGAAAAATCCACCGTGCACGGGTAACTGAAGCTAATTTGAACTATGTTGGCAGTATTACAATTGATGAAGACATAATCGATGCGGTGGGTATTCTGCCTAATGAAAAAGTCACCATCGTGAATAATAATAATGGTGCTCGACTTGAAACGTATGTGATTGCGGGTGAACGGGGGAGCGGTGTCGTGTGTTTGAACGGAGCGGCAGCAAGACTGGTGCAGCCGGATGATATCGTGATAATCATTTCTTATGTGATGGTTGCTGAGGATAAACTGGGAGATCACCAACCAAAAGTTGCGATCATGGATGAAAATAACAAAATCATTGAACTGATTTCAAAAGAACCTGCAGCTACAATCATGTAA
- a CDS encoding DUF5590 domain-containing protein, translated as MIIASILVLCFIGFVSGAYIKALQPKKEAGDEAFKKAKEEGGLVTMEDFYLYNGQDSYSVIIGKGEKGTKKIVWLPEDKKKEIVVENYKDGKSKKEILSIVNEKLNPQKIISVKLGMEKNVPLWEVTYLDESERFNYDYYDFKTGEWLKYYRSI; from the coding sequence TTGATTATTGCTTCTATCCTGGTCCTTTGTTTTATCGGATTTGTCAGCGGGGCATATATTAAAGCGTTGCAGCCTAAAAAAGAAGCTGGTGATGAGGCTTTTAAAAAGGCGAAGGAAGAGGGCGGCCTTGTGACTATGGAAGATTTCTACCTTTATAATGGGCAGGATTCATACTCTGTCATCATTGGTAAGGGAGAAAAAGGGACTAAAAAAATAGTCTGGCTTCCTGAGGACAAGAAGAAAGAAATAGTAGTGGAAAACTATAAAGATGGTAAATCAAAAAAAGAAATCTTAAGCATTGTCAATGAAAAGCTCAATCCCCAAAAAATCATTTCAGTTAAGCTAGGCATGGAAAAGAACGTTCCGCTTTGGGAAGTAACTTATCTTGATGAATCAGAGCGTTTTAACTATGATTATTACGATTTTAAAACTGGGGAATGGCTTAAGTATTATCGAAGCATTTAG
- the panC gene encoding pantoate--beta-alanine ligase: MKTFTSAADLQKALREEKSNHQSIGYVATMGFLHEGHATLMEKARKENDIVVLSIFVNPLQFGPNEDFETYPRDLERDENVAANAGVDYLFYPTVHEMYGEEPSVKVVVQSRTDCLCGRQRPGHFDGVATVLTKFFNIILPDRAYFGKKDAQQVAVIDGLIKDFNFPIQLVAVDTVREEDGLAKSSRNVNLSDRERMEANELYQSLLKAKDAIISGERNTATVTALVSEHIGAHTNGVIDYIEIYQYPELKPIEMLSGNVIIAIAVKFKHARLIDNITLNVE, from the coding sequence ATGAAAACTTTTACATCAGCAGCAGATTTGCAAAAGGCGCTCCGGGAGGAAAAAAGCAATCACCAAAGCATTGGCTATGTAGCGACAATGGGCTTTTTACATGAGGGGCATGCAACCCTAATGGAAAAGGCTCGCAAAGAAAATGATATTGTGGTATTGAGTATATTTGTTAATCCGTTGCAATTTGGACCAAATGAGGATTTTGAAACATATCCACGGGATTTGGAACGGGATGAAAATGTCGCAGCCAATGCCGGAGTGGATTATCTCTTCTATCCAACAGTCCACGAAATGTACGGTGAAGAACCATCAGTCAAAGTTGTTGTCCAAAGCAGGACGGATTGTTTATGCGGGAGACAAAGGCCTGGACACTTTGATGGTGTAGCGACGGTCTTGACGAAATTCTTCAATATCATCCTTCCTGATAGAGCTTACTTCGGGAAGAAGGATGCCCAGCAAGTCGCTGTGATAGATGGATTGATCAAAGATTTTAATTTCCCGATCCAGCTTGTAGCTGTAGATACCGTACGAGAAGAAGATGGGTTAGCGAAGAGCTCGCGAAATGTTAACCTATCAGATCGGGAACGAATGGAAGCTAATGAGCTGTACCAAAGTTTATTAAAGGCCAAAGATGCGATTATATCAGGTGAAAGAAATACTGCAACCGTTACGGCTCTGGTAAGTGAACATATTGGTGCCCATACAAATGGGGTGATCGACTATATTGAAATCTATCAATATCCGGAACTTAAACCAATTGAAATGCTTTCTGGAAACGTCATCATTGCAATCGCCGTTAAGTTCAAGCATGCAAGGCTAATAGATAATATTACTTTAAATGTAGAATAA
- the bshB1 gene encoding bacillithiol biosynthesis deacetylase BshB1 → MINKSNIDILAFGAHADDVEIGMGGTIAKYVKQGKEIVICDLTKAEMSSNGTVPLRQEEADKAAEILGVKRISLDLPDRGLYMKAEYIDQIITVIRQYKPALVFAPFFEDRHPDHGNCAKLVEEAVFSAGVRKYMEEEGLDSHRVQNMYYFMINGFHKPDFVVDITSSISQKLDSLRAYGSQFEKSERTVETPLVNGYIETVEARERMFGKEVGVAYAEGFMTKKPLLIDADLLGEK, encoded by the coding sequence ATGATAAACAAAAGTAACATAGATATCCTGGCTTTCGGCGCGCATGCGGATGATGTTGAAATAGGTATGGGGGGCACGATTGCTAAATATGTGAAGCAAGGAAAGGAAATTGTCATTTGTGATTTGACAAAAGCTGAAATGTCATCCAATGGAACCGTTCCATTGCGTCAGGAGGAAGCGGATAAGGCTGCTGAAATCCTTGGGGTGAAAAGGATTTCCCTTGATTTACCCGACCGGGGTTTATATATGAAAGCGGAATACATAGATCAAATCATTACAGTCATTCGTCAATATAAACCTGCCCTTGTATTTGCCCCTTTTTTTGAAGATCGCCATCCCGATCATGGAAACTGTGCCAAATTGGTCGAAGAAGCAGTTTTTTCGGCAGGAGTCAGAAAGTATATGGAAGAAGAAGGCCTGGATTCTCATCGTGTCCAGAATATGTACTATTTTATGATAAATGGTTTTCACAAACCGGACTTCGTCGTGGACATCACTTCTTCAATATCACAAAAGCTGGATAGTCTTAGAGCCTATGGCAGCCAATTCGAAAAAAGTGAACGAACTGTTGAAACCCCGCTAGTGAATGGCTATATCGAGACAGTGGAGGCACGGGAGCGGATGTTCGGAAAAGAAGTGGGTGTCGCCTATGCGGAAGGATTCATGACAAAAAAACCGTTACTGATCGATGCCGACTTGTTAGGAGAAAAATAA
- the dinG gene encoding ATP-dependent DNA helicase DinG has product MMQRYVVVDLETTGNSPKKGDRIIQFAGVVIENDQIVDEYSTFIHPGQEISLFIEELTGISNETVKNAPDFEDVAENIARLIEGACFVAHNVLFDLSFLQEELVRCGFEPFYGSTLDTVELAKILKPTSDGYKLHQLAKEENLDHSRPHQADSDAYATALLLLELKKKLMNLPVMTLKQLYRLSYSLQSEISELIDACIASKLAKAEVHSPDLITYRGLAFKKAEEESDHKDTESEFPLDDEGKISMLQSAFPAFEARSGQLDMMNMIHHSFESSQDAIIEAGTGIGKSIGYLLPAVYFARKHQKPVVISTYTLQLQDQLLQNEVPKLKSILPFTFQAVLLKGRSNYLSLAKFERALREKEDNYETALTKMQILVWLTETVTGDKDELNLTSGGQLFWNRLQSDGLTYAGLKQPWLELDFFGRAKKTATKADIIITNHSFLMTDLLTEDALIPKKGYLILDEAHHLEQAASKQLGSRLNYISVKTVLNRLGTSDQKQLLYKLDRLLLNNGLTDGKSSHELDQKLSDFSYEFEQLFYYISSQAEKLSRSMSPKRLSFKIDDGRWGKAILVAERLVDLLGYIITELEKRLALLLNKESPLGKNSLFYLNDIEVLLGHLQDTRDSLHEFFIKPHEENIYWLDYTNSAPQHGVTLTVQPISGSKWLWDSYFGRQKSVIMTSATLVVKDSFNYFKEQLGLENELIQTASFPSPFPYKELVKVVVPNDIPDINCLTVEEFSETAANHIIAAAQAAKGRMMVLFTSHEMLRATYHSIKDTGVLDEFTLFAQGISGGSRMRLLRNFQNFEKAVLFGTTSLWEGVDIPGEDLSCLIIVRLPFSPPDEPVTAAKCQLLEKQGRNAFSAYSLPEALLRFRQGFGRLIRTPEDKGILVILDRRIVTAKYGPEFQKAIPAVDWHQASIIEMADMIEEWI; this is encoded by the coding sequence ATGATGCAACGATATGTAGTGGTCGATTTGGAAACAACAGGGAATTCTCCGAAAAAAGGGGATAGAATTATTCAATTTGCTGGCGTGGTCATCGAAAATGACCAAATTGTGGATGAATACTCGACATTCATCCACCCTGGACAGGAAATTTCCTTGTTTATTGAAGAATTGACCGGAATAAGCAACGAGACGGTAAAAAATGCACCTGACTTTGAAGATGTCGCAGAAAATATTGCCCGGCTGATAGAAGGGGCTTGTTTTGTTGCCCATAATGTTTTATTTGACTTATCTTTTTTACAGGAAGAACTAGTACGCTGTGGGTTTGAGCCGTTTTATGGTTCCACCCTTGATACAGTAGAATTAGCGAAAATATTAAAGCCAACATCCGATGGATATAAGCTGCACCAGCTGGCTAAAGAAGAAAACCTAGATCATTCCAGGCCCCATCAAGCGGATAGTGATGCATATGCCACCGCTCTATTATTATTGGAATTGAAAAAAAAGCTGATGAATCTTCCGGTGATGACGCTTAAACAATTATATCGATTATCTTATTCCTTACAAAGTGAAATTTCCGAATTGATAGATGCTTGCATAGCAAGCAAACTTGCTAAAGCAGAAGTCCATTCACCAGATCTTATAACTTATAGGGGCCTTGCATTTAAAAAGGCCGAAGAAGAGAGTGACCATAAAGACACGGAGTCAGAATTCCCGCTCGATGATGAGGGAAAAATCTCCATGCTCCAAAGTGCATTCCCTGCTTTTGAAGCAAGAAGCGGTCAGCTTGATATGATGAACATGATTCACCATTCCTTCGAATCCAGCCAAGATGCAATCATTGAAGCTGGGACAGGTATTGGAAAATCCATAGGCTACCTGCTTCCAGCCGTTTATTTTGCAAGAAAACATCAAAAACCGGTCGTCATTTCGACGTATACGCTTCAGCTACAGGATCAACTTCTCCAAAACGAAGTCCCTAAGCTTAAGTCAATCCTTCCTTTTACCTTTCAAGCTGTTTTGTTAAAGGGAAGAAGTAATTATTTGAGCTTGGCAAAGTTCGAAAGGGCATTGCGTGAAAAGGAAGATAATTATGAAACGGCATTAACTAAAATGCAGATATTGGTTTGGCTTACGGAAACCGTAACAGGCGATAAAGATGAATTGAATCTCACAAGCGGCGGTCAACTGTTTTGGAATAGGCTGCAAAGTGATGGTCTTACATACGCCGGTTTAAAACAGCCTTGGCTAGAATTGGATTTTTTTGGAAGGGCAAAAAAAACGGCGACCAAGGCGGATATCATCATCACTAATCACTCATTTTTAATGACGGATCTACTTACAGAAGACGCTTTGATTCCCAAGAAAGGGTATCTGATACTCGATGAAGCACACCATTTGGAACAGGCTGCATCTAAACAGCTTGGGAGCAGGCTTAATTATATTTCGGTGAAGACGGTTTTGAATAGACTAGGGACATCAGATCAAAAGCAATTATTGTACAAATTGGACAGGTTACTCTTAAATAATGGACTGACGGATGGGAAGTCTTCGCATGAATTAGATCAAAAGCTTAGTGACTTTTCCTATGAATTCGAACAGCTTTTTTATTACATCTCCAGTCAGGCGGAAAAACTTTCCCGTTCCATGAGTCCGAAACGGCTTTCATTCAAAATAGATGATGGCAGATGGGGTAAAGCGATCCTGGTGGCTGAGCGATTGGTTGACTTGTTAGGTTATATCATCACGGAATTAGAGAAAAGATTGGCGCTTTTATTGAATAAAGAGTCCCCCTTGGGTAAAAATTCATTATTTTACTTAAATGATATTGAAGTGCTGCTTGGGCATTTGCAGGATACCAGGGACTCCCTACATGAATTTTTCATTAAGCCTCATGAAGAAAATATTTATTGGCTTGATTATACGAATTCAGCACCTCAGCACGGGGTGACTCTTACGGTTCAGCCAATTTCAGGAAGTAAATGGTTATGGGATTCCTATTTCGGGCGCCAAAAAAGTGTCATCATGACATCAGCAACCCTTGTGGTGAAGGATTCTTTTAATTATTTTAAAGAACAACTCGGTTTAGAGAATGAGCTTATTCAGACAGCGAGTTTTCCTTCGCCCTTTCCTTATAAGGAACTCGTAAAGGTTGTGGTTCCAAATGATATACCGGATATCAATTGCTTAACGGTGGAGGAATTCTCGGAAACCGCAGCAAACCATATTATTGCCGCCGCTCAGGCAGCTAAAGGCAGGATGATGGTATTGTTCACCTCCCATGAGATGCTGCGGGCAACGTATCATTCCATTAAAGACACTGGTGTCCTGGATGAGTTCACCCTGTTTGCACAAGGGATTTCTGGTGGAAGCCGTATGAGGCTGCTCAGGAATTTCCAAAATTTCGAAAAAGCCGTCCTTTTTGGGACAACCAGCCTTTGGGAAGGCGTCGATATACCAGGCGAGGATTTATCTTGTTTAATCATTGTCAGGCTGCCTTTTTCTCCTCCGGATGAACCAGTGACAGCTGCAAAATGCCAACTTCTCGAAAAGCAAGGGCGTAATGCTTTTTCTGCGTATTCTTTACCTGAAGCCCTGTTAAGGTTCCGACAAGGATTCGGCAGGCTTATACGAACTCCAGAAGATAAAGGGATTTTGGTTATTCTTGATCGCCGCATCGTCACTGCCAAATATGGTCCCGAATTTCAAAAGGCCATTCCGGCAGTCGACTGGCATCAAGCCTCAATAATAGAAATGGCTGATATGATAGAAGAGTGGATATAA
- a CDS encoding CCA tRNA nucleotidyltransferase: MDQLFLKSVPILELIEGAGFEAYFVGGSVRDYILGRPINDVDIATSATPQEIKLIFSKTADIGIDHGTVLVITDSGTYEITTFRTESGYSDFRRPDSVQFVRSLTEDLRRRDFTMNAMAMDKSGNIIDPFNGKRDLTEKRIITVGNPHERFHEDALRMMRALRFVSQLDFELDQETFDSLKENAQIISEIAVERILVEFEKLLAGSNKLRALSLLLESGLYRYLPQFSSKKEHLSKLLNLPLHQLKAAEIWSVIMVHTSDREMEKALRAWKLPLKTIRNVQRVIQLVKKEPSFENSAIDVFQAGHGVTVQAAKVRAALTGGNVSRAEENAHLRYNELIIKHMSDLAVTGTDLLNWQQEKPGPWVKEYLEKILKAVLNKELRNDKEEIKRWLEKCNLS; encoded by the coding sequence ATGGATCAGTTATTCTTAAAATCAGTACCCATTCTCGAATTGATTGAAGGAGCAGGATTCGAGGCCTATTTCGTTGGTGGTTCAGTAAGGGATTATATCCTCGGCAGGCCCATCAACGATGTGGACATTGCTACTTCCGCAACACCCCAGGAAATCAAACTGATTTTTTCTAAAACGGCTGATATCGGGATTGACCATGGAACAGTCCTTGTAATTACGGATTCGGGTACATACGAAATTACGACGTTTAGAACGGAAAGCGGGTATTCGGACTTCCGCAGACCGGATTCTGTGCAATTTGTCCGTTCTTTGACTGAGGATTTACGGAGAAGAGATTTCACGATGAATGCAATGGCCATGGATAAGTCCGGAAACATTATCGATCCATTTAATGGAAAGCGTGATTTGACTGAAAAAAGGATCATCACGGTTGGCAACCCGCATGAAAGGTTTCATGAGGATGCTTTGAGAATGATGCGTGCATTAAGGTTCGTCAGTCAACTTGATTTTGAACTGGATCAAGAAACCTTTGATTCCCTTAAAGAAAACGCCCAGATCATCAGTGAAATCGCTGTCGAAAGAATCCTGGTTGAATTTGAAAAGTTATTGGCCGGATCCAATAAGTTAAGGGCTCTCTCTCTCTTGCTAGAAAGCGGATTATATCGATACCTGCCTCAATTCTCCAGTAAGAAGGAGCATTTAAGTAAATTACTAAATCTTCCGCTTCATCAGCTTAAAGCGGCAGAAATATGGTCAGTAATCATGGTTCATACAAGTGATCGGGAAATGGAAAAGGCATTAAGGGCATGGAAGCTGCCATTGAAAACGATAAGAAACGTTCAACGTGTCATACAGCTAGTAAAGAAAGAACCCTCTTTTGAAAATTCAGCTATCGATGTATTTCAGGCAGGTCATGGCGTAACTGTACAAGCTGCTAAAGTCAGGGCAGCACTGACTGGGGGAAATGTATCGCGTGCAGAGGAGAATGCACATCTACGCTACAATGAACTCATTATTAAACATATGTCGGATCTTGCCGTAACGGGGACGGATTTATTGAATTGGCAACAAGAGAAACCAGGTCCATGGGTGAAAGAATACTTGGAAAAAATATTGAAAGCTGTCTTGAATAAAGAATTAAGAAATGATAAAGAAGAAATAAAGAGGTGGCTGGAGAAATGCAATCTGAGTTAA
- the panB gene encoding 3-methyl-2-oxobutanoate hydroxymethyltransferase, with product MKLSGDFLKMKQNQEKIVMLTAYDYPSAKLAEQSGVDMILVGDSLGMVVLGYDSTIPVTVNDMIHHTKAVKRGAPNTFVVTDMPFMSYHLSMDETLKNAARIMQEGHADAIKLEGADDVVYKISALTKAGIPVVAHLGLTPQSVGVLGGYKVQGKDAEAAAQLVEDAKKCEAAGAMAVVFECVPYQVGELVTRNLGIPTIGIGAGADTDGQVLVYHDVIKYGVDRVAKFVKVYGDANELIGQSITRYVNEVKSKDFPSKEHTFTMKEEQLTELYGGKR from the coding sequence ATGAAATTGTCCGGAGATTTTTTGAAAATGAAACAAAATCAAGAGAAAATTGTCATGCTTACGGCTTATGATTATCCGTCGGCAAAGTTAGCCGAACAATCAGGTGTAGACATGATTTTAGTCGGTGATTCTTTAGGAATGGTCGTTTTGGGTTATGACTCTACGATCCCTGTTACGGTGAATGACATGATCCATCATACAAAAGCAGTAAAACGCGGGGCCCCAAATACATTTGTCGTGACTGATATGCCCTTTATGAGCTATCACCTATCCATGGATGAAACACTTAAGAATGCAGCCCGTATCATGCAGGAAGGTCATGCGGATGCCATAAAGCTTGAGGGAGCAGACGATGTTGTATATAAAATATCAGCATTGACGAAGGCGGGCATCCCGGTTGTAGCCCATCTTGGCTTGACTCCTCAATCAGTCGGCGTTCTGGGCGGATATAAAGTGCAAGGAAAAGACGCCGAAGCTGCAGCACAGCTTGTGGAAGATGCGAAAAAGTGTGAGGCGGCAGGTGCGATGGCAGTAGTGTTTGAATGTGTACCATATCAAGTGGGGGAACTCGTCACAAGGAACCTGGGGATTCCTACCATTGGAATTGGGGCAGGTGCAGACACGGATGGTCAAGTCCTCGTTTATCATGATGTCATCAAGTATGGGGTAGATCGGGTTGCAAAATTCGTAAAAGTTTATGGAGATGCGAATGAACTGATTGGCCAATCGATAACAAGGTATGTCAATGAAGTGAAATCTAAAGATTTTCCGTCGAAAGAACATACATTTACGATGAAGGAAGAGCAGCTTACAGAACTTTACGGAGGGAAAAGATGA
- a CDS encoding biotin--[acetyl-CoA-carboxylase] ligase, whose protein sequence is MQSELRTKLMEALSKADGAFISGQEIAEYIGCSRTAVWKHIEDLRSEGYNVEAVRKKGYRIISAPEKVSESEIQLGLETKTIGKMIHYQETVESTQKIAHQLANEGVQEGTLVVAEEQLSGKGRLMRSWHSPKFSGIWMSLILRPKIPIHEAPQLTLLAAVAVAQAIEDTTDLKPQIKWPNDILVNRKKVVGILTEMQAESDRIHSVIIGIGMNINQQLEDFPEELQEKASSLLIENGGTVSRSKVIQRALFRLENLYELYLEQGFMPIKDLWESYAISLGQVIKASTVNDTIVGKALGITDSGVLLLEDGKGKVHSIYSADIEIQ, encoded by the coding sequence ATGCAATCTGAGTTAAGAACAAAGTTGATGGAAGCCCTCTCAAAAGCGGATGGTGCATTTATATCCGGTCAGGAAATTGCAGAATATATTGGTTGTTCGCGTACGGCAGTATGGAAGCATATAGAAGACCTGCGCAGTGAAGGTTATAATGTTGAAGCCGTTAGGAAAAAAGGCTACCGGATCATATCAGCGCCGGAAAAAGTGTCAGAAAGTGAAATACAACTTGGCTTGGAAACAAAAACGATCGGCAAAATGATCCACTATCAGGAAACTGTGGAATCCACTCAAAAAATTGCGCATCAACTAGCAAATGAAGGCGTTCAGGAGGGGACCCTCGTCGTTGCCGAGGAACAATTATCCGGAAAAGGAAGATTGATGAGATCTTGGCATTCCCCAAAATTCAGCGGCATATGGATGAGTCTCATACTAAGACCGAAAATCCCGATTCATGAGGCTCCACAACTTACATTATTGGCCGCGGTCGCCGTGGCTCAGGCTATAGAGGATACCACTGATTTGAAGCCACAAATAAAGTGGCCGAATGATATTTTGGTGAATCGCAAGAAAGTGGTGGGCATCCTGACGGAGATGCAGGCGGAGTCAGATAGAATCCATTCTGTCATTATCGGAATTGGAATGAATATCAACCAGCAATTGGAGGATTTTCCTGAAGAACTGCAGGAAAAAGCGTCTTCCCTTCTCATAGAAAATGGAGGGACGGTTTCAAGGTCCAAGGTCATTCAACGAGCATTGTTTCGTCTGGAAAACTTGTACGAACTCTATTTAGAACAAGGCTTCATGCCAATAAAGGACCTATGGGAGAGTTATGCGATCAGCCTTGGACAGGTTATCAAAGCCAGTACCGTCAATGACACGATTGTCGGAAAAGCATTGGGCATAACGGATTCAGGTGTTTTACTACTTGAAGACGGAAAAGGAAAAGTACATTCGATTTATTCTGCAGATATTGAAATTCAGTAG
- a CDS encoding YpmA family protein, which translates to MESKIEVISTVRLQHSPDLYKIVDSLNRTLKKDDLMFGLALDSEDQEKAIFTIYRT; encoded by the coding sequence ATGGAAAGTAAAATTGAAGTAATTTCAACAGTCAGGTTGCAACATTCTCCTGATCTGTATAAAATTGTGGATTCTTTGAACCGAACATTGAAAAAAGATGATTTAATGTTCGGTCTGGCATTGGATTCCGAAGATCAAGAAAAAGCGATATTTACAATTTATCGTACATAG
- the bshA gene encoding N-acetyl-alpha-D-glucosaminyl L-malate synthase BshA: MKLKIGITCYPTVGGSGVVATELGKMLAEKGHEIHFISSSLPFRLNKMYCNIYYHQVEVNSYSVFQYPPYDLALASKIADVVKREKLDILHVHYAIPHAVCAILAKQMSGNEVKIVTTLHGTDITVLGHDPSLTNLIKFGIEQSDVVTGVSNSLVQETHDLIAPNKEIKTVYNFIDERDYHKSNSEYLRDEYGIREDERVIIHVSNFRSVKRVKDVIQAFYLTQKKMPAKLLLVGDGPEVTTVLKLAKDLGIDGSVLFLGKQDNLAELYSISDLIFLLSEKESFGLVLLEAMACGVPCIGTNIGGIPEVIVDGETGYICELGDVKMVAEKAIGLLSDPILHKRFSEAALERANTNFHSATIMSEYETIYLQALESKSTE; encoded by the coding sequence ATGAAATTAAAAATTGGAATTACCTGTTACCCTACAGTTGGGGGTTCTGGTGTCGTAGCAACTGAATTAGGTAAAATGCTTGCAGAAAAAGGACATGAAATACATTTCATTTCATCAAGCCTCCCTTTTCGCTTGAATAAGATGTACTGTAATATTTATTATCACCAGGTTGAAGTGAACTCTTACTCAGTCTTTCAATATCCACCATATGACCTGGCCCTTGCCAGCAAGATAGCGGATGTGGTAAAACGGGAGAAACTAGATATCCTTCACGTTCATTATGCAATTCCACATGCTGTTTGTGCGATCCTTGCAAAGCAGATGTCAGGTAATGAAGTAAAGATCGTGACCACACTGCATGGTACGGACATAACCGTATTAGGCCATGATCCCTCATTGACCAATTTGATAAAGTTCGGGATAGAGCAGTCCGATGTCGTTACAGGGGTATCTAATTCCCTTGTCCAGGAAACGCATGATTTAATCGCACCGAATAAGGAAATCAAAACCGTTTATAATTTTATTGATGAAAGGGATTACCATAAATCCAATTCAGAATACCTGAGGGATGAATACGGAATCAGGGAAGATGAAAGAGTGATCATACACGTCTCGAATTTCCGTTCGGTCAAGCGTGTGAAAGATGTCATCCAGGCGTTTTATTTAACACAAAAGAAAATGCCTGCCAAGCTTCTGCTCGTAGGTGACGGACCGGAAGTGACAACCGTTTTGAAATTGGCTAAAGATCTTGGGATCGATGGATCGGTCTTGTTTCTTGGCAAGCAGGATAACCTTGCCGAATTATATTCAATCAGTGATCTGATATTCCTATTATCTGAAAAGGAGAGTTTCGGACTCGTGCTTCTCGAGGCGATGGCATGTGGAGTTCCTTGTATCGGGACGAATATCGGGGGAATTCCTGAAGTCATCGTAGATGGGGAGACTGGTTATATTTGTGAATTGGGTGATGTCAAAATGGTTGCAGAAAAAGCGATTGGACTTTTAAGCGACCCGATTTTGCATAAACGCTTTTCTGAGGCTGCGCTGGAAAGGGCCAATACCAATTTTCATTCGGCTACAATCATGTCAGAGTATGAAACCATCTACCTTCAAGCACTTGAAAGTAAATCTACGGAATAG